From a single Vanacampus margaritifer isolate UIUO_Vmar chromosome 15, RoL_Vmar_1.0, whole genome shotgun sequence genomic region:
- the LOC144034926 gene encoding bolA-like protein 2: MAITSDHIRDKLKTELAAEYVDVEDMSLNRCATSFKVIVVSSQFEGKPLLQRHRMVNTCLAEELKDIHALEQKTLTPEQWEKQKSK, from the exons ATGGCCATAACATCCGATCACATCCGGGATAAACTGAAAACGGAGCTTGCGGCGGAGTATGTG GACGTGGAGGACATGTCCCTTAACAGATGTGCAACGAGCTTTAAAGTGATTGTGGTGTCTTCCCAGTTTGAGGGCAAGCCCCTCTTACAGAGACACAG GATGGTGAACACCTGTTTAGCAGAGGAGCTGAAAGACATCCACGCGTTAGAACAGAAGACCCTCACACCAGAACAGTGGGAGAAACAGAAGTCTAAATGA
- the LOC144034923 gene encoding protein C-ets-2-like has product MDCSAYEMDPLEVPPLTPTSKEVLCEALRASFAGFTQERLTHRFPQDPTLWSDWEVNHWLDWCRAEFGLHSLGSDLKGLQGYELCRLDREAFLSLTSDCTAGEILWEHLEIMRLDHDRDCGAALSISAVSSPCQAPNNQETDSEAEMSHGISLMWTGGVHHTEAAADERQCGHVFTLAQPYKSFKEYVGDKADAGSAVIPAAILAGYTGSGPIQLWQFLLELLTDRSCQSCISWTGDGWEFKLTDPDEVALLWGRRKHKPKMNYEKLSRGLRYYYDKNIIRKTVGKRYVYRFVCNLQGLLGYEPGELHAMLDIRTAN; this is encoded by the exons ATGGACTGCAGTGCCTACG AAATGGACCCCCTGGAGGTCCCCCCGCTCACCCCGACCAGCAAGGAGGTTCTGTGCGAGGCTCTGAGAGCCAGTTTTGCCGGTTTCACCCAGGAGAGGCTCACCCATCGTTTCCCGCAAG ATCCGACTTTGTGGTCCGACTGGGAGGTGAACCACTGGCTGGACTGGTGCCGGGCCGAGTTCGGGCTGCACTCGTTGGGTTCGGACCTGAAGGGCCTTCAGGGGTACGAGCTGTGCCGGCTGGACCGCGAGGCTTTCCTGAGCTTGACGTCCGACTGCACCGCTGGGGAGATTCTGTGGGAACACCTGGAGATCATGAGACTGG ATCATGATCGTGACTGCGGTGCTGCACTATCGATATCCGCCGTGTCATCTCCCTGCCAGGCTCCAAACAATCAAG agACCGACTCCGAAGCCGAGATGTCTCACGGTATCTCTCTGATGTGGACGGGCGGCGTCCACCATACGGAGGCGGCGGCGGACGAGAGGCAGTGCGGGCACGTCTTCACTTTAGCGCAACCTTACAAAAGCTTCAAGGAGTACGTGGGCGACAAGGCAGACGCCGGCTCGGCCGTCAtcccggcggccatcttggccggTTACACCG GAAGCGGCCCCATCCAGCTGTGGCAGTTTTTACTGGAGCTGCTGACCGATCGCAGCTGCCAGTCGTGCATCAGCTGGACCGGAGACGGCTGGGAGTTCAAGTTGACTGACCCGGACGAG GTGGCGCTGCTGTGGGGCCGCCGTAAGCACAAGCCCAAGATGAACTACGAGAAGCTGAGCCGCGGCCTGCGCTACTACTACGACAAGAACATCATCCGCAAGACGGTGGGCAAGCGCTACGTCTACCGCTTCGTCTGCAACCTGCAAGGGCTGCTGGGATACGAGCCCGGCGAGCTGCACGCCATGTTGGACATCAGGACCGCCAACTAA
- the LOC144034922 gene encoding glycogen phosphorylase, muscle form-like, with protein MSKPLTDQEKRKQISVRGLAGVENVADLKLNFNRHLHFTLVKDRNVATKRDYYFALANTVRDHLVGRWIRTQQHYYETDPKRVYYLSLEFYMGRTLQNTMVNLALENACDEATYQLGLDMEELQDIEEDAGLGNGGLGRLAACFLDSMASLGLAAYGYGIRYEFGIFNQKIVDGRQVEEADDWLRYGNPWEKARPEYMRPVHFYGRVEHSAEGVKWVDTQVVLALPYDTPVPGFRNNIVNTMRLWSAKAPCDFNLQDFNVGGYIQAVLDRNLAENISRVLYPNDNFFEGKELRLKQEYFVVAATLQDIVRRFKASKFGSTDFVRLDLSALPDKVAIQLNDTHPALAIPELMRILVDVEKLAWEKAWDIVVRTCAYTNHTVLPEALERWPVDLFQNLLPRHLEIVYEINRRHLERVAKLYPSDSERVRRMSLIEEGDGKKINMAHLCIVGSHAVNGVARIHSEIIKNTVFKDFYEMDPHKFQNKTNGITPRRWLLMCNPGLADVIAERIGDDYIRDLDQLKGLLEFVNDDAFIRDVAKVKQENKMKFAAHLEEHYGVKINPGSMFDVQVKRIHEYKRQLLNCLHIITLYNRIRKEPNKAWTPRTVMIGGKAAPGYHTAKLIIQLITSIGKVVNNDPVVGDRLKVIFLENYRVTLAEKVIPASDLSEQISTAGTEASGTGNMKFMLNGALTIGTMDGANVEMAEEAGEENLFIFGMRVKDVDAMDKTGYDAMSYYNRIPELKQAVSQIAAGMFSPQQVDLFKDLVNMLMHHDRFKVFADYEDYMKCQERVSALYKNPKEWTKMVIRNIAASGKFSSDRTISQYAREIWGMEPSLEKIAAPDDPR; from the exons ATGTCCAAGCCTTTGACAGACcaggagaaaagaaaacaaatttcGGTTCGGGGTCTGGCCGGCGTGGAGAACGTCGCGGACCTTAAGCTAAATTTCAACCGACATCTTCATTTCACGCTGGTGAAGGACCGCAATGTGGCCACCAAGCGGGACTACTACTTCGCGCTCGCCAACACCGTCCGCGACCACCTGGTGGGCCGCTGGATCCGGACGCAGCAGCACTACTACGAGACGGACCCGAAG CGGGTCTACTACCTCTCCCTGGAGTTCTACATGGGCCGAACCCTGCAGAACACCATGGTCAACCTCGCTTTGGAGAACGCCTGCGATGAGGCCACATATCAG CTGGGCCTCGACATGGAGGAGCTGCAGGACATCGAGGAAGATGCGGGACTAGGGAACGGCGGCCTGGGTCGTCTGGCTG CTTGTTTCCTCGATTCCATGGCCTCTCTGGGCCTGGCTGCTTATGGATATGGCATCCGCTACGAATTTGGCATCTTCAATCAGAAAATCGTCGACGGCCGGCAG GTGGAGGAAGCCGATGATTGGCTCCGTTACGGTAATCCCTGGGAGAAGGCCCGACCCGAGTACATGCGCCCGGTCCACTTCTACGGACGGGTGGAACACTCGGCCGAGGGCGTAAAATGGGTCGACACGCAG GTGGTCCTGGCACTTCCCTATGACACCCCAGTGCCCGGCTTCCGAAACAACATCGTCAACACCATGAGGCTTTGGTCCGCCAAGGCCCCGTGTGACTTTAACCTCCAAGACT TTAACGTTGGCGGCTACATCCAAGCGGTGCTCGATCGGAACCTGGCGGAGAACATCTCCAGGGTTCTCTACCCAAATGACAAC TTCTTTGAGGGGAAGGAGCTGCGTCTGAAGCAGGAGTACTTTGTGGTGGCCGCCACCCTCCAGGACATCGTCCGCCGATTCAAAGCGTCCAAGTTCGGCTCCACCGACTTTGTGCGCTTGGACCTTTCCGCGCTGCCCGACAAG GTTGCCATCCAGCTGAACGACACCCATCCCGCTTTAGCCATCCCCGAGCTGATGAGGATCCTGGTGGATGTTGAGAAGCTCGCGTGGGAGAAG GCCTGGGATATAGTGGTGCGTACTTGCGCCTACACCAACCACACTGTGCTGCCCGAGGCCCTGGAGCGCTGGCCCGTGGACCTGTTCCAAAACCTGCTGCCCCGTCACCTGGAGATCGTCTACGAGATCAACAGGAGGCATCTGGAG CGCGTGGCGAAGCTGTACCCCAGCGACAGCGAACGCGTCCGCCGCATGTCCCTCATCGAGGAGGGCGACGGCAAGAAGATCAACATGGCCCACCTGTGCATCGTGGGCTCGCACGCCGTCAACGGAGTGGCCCGCATCCACTCGGAGATCATCAAAAACACCGT CTTCAAGGACTTCTACGAGATGGATCCTCACAAGTTTCAGAACAAGACCAACGGCATCACGCCCAGGCGCTGGCTTCTCATGTGCAACCCTGGACTGGCTGATGTCATCGCAGAG agaATTGGGGACGACTACATCCGGGACCTGGACCAACTGAAGGGGCTCCTGGAGTTCGTGAACGACGACGCCTTCATCCGAGACGTTGCCAAAGTGAAACAG GAGAACAAGATGAAGTTCGCCGCCCACCTGGAGGAGCACTACGGTGTGAAGATCAACCCCGGCTCCATGTTTGACGTGCAGGTGAAGCGGATCCACGAATACAAGAGGCAGCTGCTCAACTGCCTGCACATCATCACGCTCTACAACC GCATCAGGAAGGAGCCCAATAAGGCATGGACCCCGAGGACCGTCATGATCGGAGGAAAG GCGGCTCCAGGTTACCACACAGCCAAGTTGATCATACAACTGATCACATCCATCGGCAAAGTCGTCAACAACGACCCGGTGGTGGGAGATCGCCTGAAGGTCATCTTCCTGGAGAACTATCGAGTCACTCTGGCCGAgaaag TCATCCCGGCGTCGGATCTGTCCGAGCAGATCTCCACAGCCGGCACCGAGGCGTCCGGCACCGGCAATATGAAGTTCATGCTGAACGGCGCCCTCACCATCGGCACCATGGATGGCGCCAACGTGGAGATGGCGGAGGAAGCCGGCGAGGAGAACCTCTTCATCTTCGGCATGAGGGTGAAGGATGTGGACGCCATGGACAAAACCGG ATACGACGCAATGTCGTACTACAACCGCATCCCTGAGTTGAAGCAGGCTGTATCTCAGATCGCAGCCGGCATGTTCAGCCCTCAGCAGGTGGACCTCTTCAAGGATCTGGTCAACATGCTGATGCACCACGACAG GTTCAAGGTGTTTGCAGACTACGAGGATTACATGAAATGCCAGGAGAGAGTGAGCGCCCTCTACAAG AACCCTAAAGAGTGGACCAAGATGGTGATCCGGAACATCGCGGCGTCCGGTAAATTCTCCAGCGACCGCACCATTTCCCAGTACGCCAGGGAGATCTGGGGCATGGAGCCCAGTTTGGAGAAGATCGCCGCCCCCGACGACCCCCGCTAA